The Euphorbia lathyris chromosome 2, ddEupLath1.1, whole genome shotgun sequence genome includes a window with the following:
- the LOC136218492 gene encoding membrane protein of ER body-like protein isoform X6, with product MEVDQQNLVLVETDEEEKEVSLQSRHNSAVAISSNAVHSQTTKGFLEDATGLLNSVYFDQNNVTKSVGEGFEMKNGSIPGFTFGTNSRDVDVNSIKDSEKDESLIAEMNECRNFLGNGLSDSILLTALKHGLEEQTMKSNSFNNGTTGVGDFNSIKEVDQGGTEFDVEKVLEKQNTHDLYCPNCNSCITRRVILRRKQIRIARRKTKYNKVEANFPSDLDAVSTNGSNVQVHETVGIHSSDSPALAADNHNSGRESEVYVHSSDTPALAADNHNSGGEPEVFRCLACFSFFIPTGDGFKPFRFFGDNSLTNNVQDLQKTPAGNSNWFSSIFRTDKNKLAVEQDYRVTGNVTEPYQHGLFASTASPSLGLVSHMGRVSEQAREKIVISSTEDNKYFENISTNMREKSNSATVKPDADSATSNYFISTVQEENKEGDQAAALPGIPVTEATAEDASKRSPRGGMNSPVSSTCQRISIPEEETTGNKVATFIATESKHRGDDVIVIVETSSLDPAVSQTRISQGNDGSMEVSSTLQTGTPIYTSEGAGVTLDILKSIVYGGLIESITSLGVVSSAAGAGSTTLNILALGLANLMGGLFIIGHNLIELKNDTSSVSSNEMIEREGHYEATLGRREKFSLHATVAIISFLIFGMLAPVIYSFSFRKSDDKDLKLAVVGGVSVVCILLLAMGKVYVRRPPKAYMSTVLYYVMVGIMISGVSYVVGDLISKVMGKLGWFDESGLAIPIIVPGGRKPSELEWASN from the exons ATGGAAGTCGATCAACAGAATCTGGTACTAGTAGAGACGGATGAGGAGGAGAAGGAAGTGTCTCTGCAGAGCAGGCACAATTCCGCTGTTGCTATTTCTAGCAATGCTGTTCATTCTCAGACTACAAAGGGATTTCTGGAAGACGCTACTGGATTACTCAATAGTGTCTACTTTGATCAAAACAACG TTACAAAATCTGTTGGTGAAGGTTTTGAAATGAAGAATGGCAGTATTCCAGGTTTTACCTTTGGGACAAATTCCAGAGATGTAGATGTCAACAGCATAAAGGATTCGGAGAAGGACGAAAGTCTAATTGCTGAAATGAATGAGTGCAGAAATTTTTTGGGCAATGGGCTTTCTGATTCAATTTTATTAACAGCTTTAAAGCATGGTCTTGAGGAACAAACAATGAAATCCAACTCTTTTAACAATGGAACTACAGGAGTAGGAGATTTTAACTCCATAAAGGAAGTTGACCAGGGAGGGACTGAATTTGATGTTGAGAAGGTGCTAGAGAAGCAAAATACTCATGATTTGTATTGTCCTAATTGTAACTCTTGTATTACCAGAAGGGTTATCCTTCGCAGAAAACAAATTCGAATTGCACGTCGTAAAACAAAATACAATAAAGTAGAGGCAAATTTCCCCTCAGATTTGGATGCTGTTTCAACCAATGGATCCAATGTTCAAGTTCATGAAACTGTTGGCATTCACTCAAGTGATAGTCCAGCTCTTGCAGCTGACAATCACAATAGTGGCAGAGAATCCGAGGTGTATGTTCACTCAAGTGATACTCCAGCTCTTGCAGCAGATAATCACAATAGTGGTGGAGAACCCGAGGTATTCAGGTGCTTAGCATGCTTCAGCTTTTTCATTCCTACAG GAGATGGATTCAAACCGTTTCGGTTTTTTGGAGATAACAGCCTTACCAATAATGTGCAGGATCTTCAAAAGACACCTGCAGGCAACTCAAATTGGTTCTCATCTATATTCAGAACTGATAAAAACAAACTTGCTGTTGAACAAG ACTATCGTGTGACAGGAAATGTGACAGAACCCTATCAACATGGTCTTTTCGCTTCGACTGCATCTCCATCATTGGGACTTGTAAGTCATATGGGGAGAGTATCTGAACAAGCTAGGGAGAAGATTGTGATTTCTTCAACAGAAGATaataaatattttgaaaatatatcAACCAATATGAGGGAGAAATCGAACAGTGCAACTGTAAAACCCGATGCAG ATAGCGCTACTTCGAACTATTTTATATCCACTGTTCAGGAGGAAAATAAGGAAGGTGATCAAGCTGCAGCCCTTCCTGGCATTCCAGTTACTGAAGCAACTGCTGAAGATGCCTCAAAAAGATCTCCACGAGGTGGAATGAATTCTCCAGTGTCTTCAACAT GCCAAAGGATTTCAATTCCTGAGGAAGAGACAACTGGTAATAAAGTAGCAACATTTATTGCTACGGAAAGCAAGCATAGAG GGGATGATGTGATAGTTATTGTTGAAACGAGCTCACTTGATCCTGCAGTTTCTCAGACTCGAATATCACAAGGAAATGATGGCTCAATGGAAGTCAGTAGTACGCTGCAAACTGGGACCCCAATATATACAAGCGAAGGTGCTGGAGTTACTTTGGATATTTTGAAGAGCATTGTATATGGTGGTTTAATAGAATCTATCACAAGTCTGGGTGTTGTGTCATCCGCAGCTGGTGCTGGATCGACTACAT TGAACATTTTAGCACTGGGATTGGCGAATTTGATGGGTGGACTTTTCATCATTGGCCACAAT CTTATCGAGCTAAAAAATGACACCTCTAGCGTGTCTTCTAATGAAATGATTGAGCGTGAGGGCCACTATGAAGCAACACTAGGACGAAGGGAGAAATTTTCGCTTCATGCAACAGTAGCGATCATATCTTTCCTCATCTTTGGCATGTTAGCTCCTGTGATCTACAGCTTCTCATTTCGTAAGAGTGACGATAAAGATCTCAAACTAGCAGTGGTGGGAGGTGTCTCGGTCGTATGCATTCTTTTGCTTGCTATGGGGAAGGTTTATGTCCGGAGGCCGCCCAAGGCTTATATGAGCACAGTATTGTACTATGTCATGGTTGGAATCATGATCTCTGGTGTTTCTTATGTAGTTGGTGATCTAATCAGTAAGGTGATGGGAAAACTTGGTTGGTTTGATGAGTCAGGTTTAGCAATCCCCATCATAGTCCCTGGTGGTAGAAAACCTTCTGAACTGGAATGGGCATCGAATTGA
- the LOC136218492 gene encoding membrane protein of ER body-like protein isoform X1 has product MEVDQQNLVLVETDEEEKEVSLQSRHNSAVAISSNAVHSQTTKGFLEDATGLLNSVYFDQNNGLWKCRHCEWTYCMGSQLIDLNLNLRGYFHMPMHVKTFNEKQRCFNFETEVAVTKSVGEGFEMKNGSIPGFTFGTNSRDVDVNSIKDSEKDESLIAEMNECRNFLGNGLSDSILLTALKHGLEEQTMKSNSFNNGTTGVGDFNSIKEVDQGGTEFDVEKVLEKQNTHDLYCPNCNSCITRRVILRRKQIRIARRKTKYNKVEANFPSDLDAVSTNGSNVQVHETVGIHSSDSPALAADNHNSGRESEVYVHSSDTPALAADNHNSGGEPEVFRCLACFSFFIPTGDGFKPFRFFGDNSLTNNVQDLQKTPAGNSNWFSSIFRTDKNKLAVEQDYRVTGNVTEPYQHGLFASTASPSLGLVSHMGRVSEQAREKIVISSTEDNKYFENISTNMREKSNSATVKPDADSATSNYFISTVQEENKEGDQAAALPGIPVTEATAEDASKRSPRGGMNSPVSSTCQRISIPEEETTGNKVATFIATESKHRGDDVIVIVETSSLDPAVSQTRISQGNDGSMEVSSTLQTGTPIYTSEGAGVTLDILKSIVYGGLIESITSLGVVSSAAGAGSTTLNILALGLANLMGGLFIIGHNLIELKNDTSSVSSNEMIEREGHYEATLGRREKFSLHATVAIISFLIFGMLAPVIYSFSFRKSDDKDLKLAVVGGVSVVCILLLAMGKVYVRRPPKAYMSTVLYYVMVGIMISGVSYVVGDLISKVMGKLGWFDESGLAIPIIVPGGRKPSELEWASN; this is encoded by the exons ATGGAAGTCGATCAACAGAATCTGGTACTAGTAGAGACGGATGAGGAGGAGAAGGAAGTGTCTCTGCAGAGCAGGCACAATTCCGCTGTTGCTATTTCTAGCAATGCTGTTCATTCTCAGACTACAAAGGGATTTCTGGAAGACGCTACTGGATTACTCAATAGTGTCTACTTTGATCAAAACAACG GATTATGGAAATGTCGGCACTGCGAGTGGACCTACTGCATGGGAAGTCAGTTGATTGATCTTAATCTGAATCTTAGAGGGTACTTCCACATGCCAATGCATGTCAAAACCTTTAATGAAAAGCAACGGTGTTTTAATTTTGAAACTGAAG TTGCAGTTACAAAATCTGTTGGTGAAGGTTTTGAAATGAAGAATGGCAGTATTCCAGGTTTTACCTTTGGGACAAATTCCAGAGATGTAGATGTCAACAGCATAAAGGATTCGGAGAAGGACGAAAGTCTAATTGCTGAAATGAATGAGTGCAGAAATTTTTTGGGCAATGGGCTTTCTGATTCAATTTTATTAACAGCTTTAAAGCATGGTCTTGAGGAACAAACAATGAAATCCAACTCTTTTAACAATGGAACTACAGGAGTAGGAGATTTTAACTCCATAAAGGAAGTTGACCAGGGAGGGACTGAATTTGATGTTGAGAAGGTGCTAGAGAAGCAAAATACTCATGATTTGTATTGTCCTAATTGTAACTCTTGTATTACCAGAAGGGTTATCCTTCGCAGAAAACAAATTCGAATTGCACGTCGTAAAACAAAATACAATAAAGTAGAGGCAAATTTCCCCTCAGATTTGGATGCTGTTTCAACCAATGGATCCAATGTTCAAGTTCATGAAACTGTTGGCATTCACTCAAGTGATAGTCCAGCTCTTGCAGCTGACAATCACAATAGTGGCAGAGAATCCGAGGTGTATGTTCACTCAAGTGATACTCCAGCTCTTGCAGCAGATAATCACAATAGTGGTGGAGAACCCGAGGTATTCAGGTGCTTAGCATGCTTCAGCTTTTTCATTCCTACAG GAGATGGATTCAAACCGTTTCGGTTTTTTGGAGATAACAGCCTTACCAATAATGTGCAGGATCTTCAAAAGACACCTGCAGGCAACTCAAATTGGTTCTCATCTATATTCAGAACTGATAAAAACAAACTTGCTGTTGAACAAG ACTATCGTGTGACAGGAAATGTGACAGAACCCTATCAACATGGTCTTTTCGCTTCGACTGCATCTCCATCATTGGGACTTGTAAGTCATATGGGGAGAGTATCTGAACAAGCTAGGGAGAAGATTGTGATTTCTTCAACAGAAGATaataaatattttgaaaatatatcAACCAATATGAGGGAGAAATCGAACAGTGCAACTGTAAAACCCGATGCAG ATAGCGCTACTTCGAACTATTTTATATCCACTGTTCAGGAGGAAAATAAGGAAGGTGATCAAGCTGCAGCCCTTCCTGGCATTCCAGTTACTGAAGCAACTGCTGAAGATGCCTCAAAAAGATCTCCACGAGGTGGAATGAATTCTCCAGTGTCTTCAACAT GCCAAAGGATTTCAATTCCTGAGGAAGAGACAACTGGTAATAAAGTAGCAACATTTATTGCTACGGAAAGCAAGCATAGAG GGGATGATGTGATAGTTATTGTTGAAACGAGCTCACTTGATCCTGCAGTTTCTCAGACTCGAATATCACAAGGAAATGATGGCTCAATGGAAGTCAGTAGTACGCTGCAAACTGGGACCCCAATATATACAAGCGAAGGTGCTGGAGTTACTTTGGATATTTTGAAGAGCATTGTATATGGTGGTTTAATAGAATCTATCACAAGTCTGGGTGTTGTGTCATCCGCAGCTGGTGCTGGATCGACTACAT TGAACATTTTAGCACTGGGATTGGCGAATTTGATGGGTGGACTTTTCATCATTGGCCACAAT CTTATCGAGCTAAAAAATGACACCTCTAGCGTGTCTTCTAATGAAATGATTGAGCGTGAGGGCCACTATGAAGCAACACTAGGACGAAGGGAGAAATTTTCGCTTCATGCAACAGTAGCGATCATATCTTTCCTCATCTTTGGCATGTTAGCTCCTGTGATCTACAGCTTCTCATTTCGTAAGAGTGACGATAAAGATCTCAAACTAGCAGTGGTGGGAGGTGTCTCGGTCGTATGCATTCTTTTGCTTGCTATGGGGAAGGTTTATGTCCGGAGGCCGCCCAAGGCTTATATGAGCACAGTATTGTACTATGTCATGGTTGGAATCATGATCTCTGGTGTTTCTTATGTAGTTGGTGATCTAATCAGTAAGGTGATGGGAAAACTTGGTTGGTTTGATGAGTCAGGTTTAGCAATCCCCATCATAGTCCCTGGTGGTAGAAAACCTTCTGAACTGGAATGGGCATCGAATTGA
- the LOC136218492 gene encoding membrane protein of ER body-like protein isoform X3 produces the protein MEVDQQNLVLVETDEEEKEVSLQSRHNSAVAISSNAVHSQTTKGFLEDATGLLNSVYFDQNNGLWKCRHCEWTYCMGSQLIDLNLNLRGYFHMPMHVKTFNEKQRCFNFETEVAVTKSVGEGFEMKNGSIPGFTFGTNSRDVDVNSIKDSEKDESLIAEMNECRNFLGNGLSDSILLTALKHGLEEQTMKSNSFNNGTTGVGDFNSIKEVDQGGTEFDVEKVLEKQNTHDLYCPNCNSCITRRVILRRKQIRIARRKTKYNKVEANFPSDLDAVSTNGSNVQVHETVGIHSSDSPALAADNHNSGRESEVYVHSSDTPALAADNHNSGGEPEVFRCLACFSFFIPTGDGFKPFRFFGDNSLTNNVQDLQKTPAGNSNWFSSIFRTDKNKLAVEQGNVTEPYQHGLFASTASPSLGLVSHMGRVSEQAREKIVISSTEDNKYFENISTNMREKSNSATVKPDADSATSNYFISTVQEENKEGDQAAALPGIPVTEATAEDASKRSPRGGMNSPVSSTCQRISIPEEETTGNKVATFIATESKHRGDDVIVIVETSSLDPAVSQTRISQGNDGSMEVSSTLQTGTPIYTSEGAGVTLDILKSIVYGGLIESITSLGVVSSAAGAGSTTLNILALGLANLMGGLFIIGHNLIELKNDTSSVSSNEMIEREGHYEATLGRREKFSLHATVAIISFLIFGMLAPVIYSFSFRKSDDKDLKLAVVGGVSVVCILLLAMGKVYVRRPPKAYMSTVLYYVMVGIMISGVSYVVGDLISKVMGKLGWFDESGLAIPIIVPGGRKPSELEWASN, from the exons ATGGAAGTCGATCAACAGAATCTGGTACTAGTAGAGACGGATGAGGAGGAGAAGGAAGTGTCTCTGCAGAGCAGGCACAATTCCGCTGTTGCTATTTCTAGCAATGCTGTTCATTCTCAGACTACAAAGGGATTTCTGGAAGACGCTACTGGATTACTCAATAGTGTCTACTTTGATCAAAACAACG GATTATGGAAATGTCGGCACTGCGAGTGGACCTACTGCATGGGAAGTCAGTTGATTGATCTTAATCTGAATCTTAGAGGGTACTTCCACATGCCAATGCATGTCAAAACCTTTAATGAAAAGCAACGGTGTTTTAATTTTGAAACTGAAG TTGCAGTTACAAAATCTGTTGGTGAAGGTTTTGAAATGAAGAATGGCAGTATTCCAGGTTTTACCTTTGGGACAAATTCCAGAGATGTAGATGTCAACAGCATAAAGGATTCGGAGAAGGACGAAAGTCTAATTGCTGAAATGAATGAGTGCAGAAATTTTTTGGGCAATGGGCTTTCTGATTCAATTTTATTAACAGCTTTAAAGCATGGTCTTGAGGAACAAACAATGAAATCCAACTCTTTTAACAATGGAACTACAGGAGTAGGAGATTTTAACTCCATAAAGGAAGTTGACCAGGGAGGGACTGAATTTGATGTTGAGAAGGTGCTAGAGAAGCAAAATACTCATGATTTGTATTGTCCTAATTGTAACTCTTGTATTACCAGAAGGGTTATCCTTCGCAGAAAACAAATTCGAATTGCACGTCGTAAAACAAAATACAATAAAGTAGAGGCAAATTTCCCCTCAGATTTGGATGCTGTTTCAACCAATGGATCCAATGTTCAAGTTCATGAAACTGTTGGCATTCACTCAAGTGATAGTCCAGCTCTTGCAGCTGACAATCACAATAGTGGCAGAGAATCCGAGGTGTATGTTCACTCAAGTGATACTCCAGCTCTTGCAGCAGATAATCACAATAGTGGTGGAGAACCCGAGGTATTCAGGTGCTTAGCATGCTTCAGCTTTTTCATTCCTACAG GAGATGGATTCAAACCGTTTCGGTTTTTTGGAGATAACAGCCTTACCAATAATGTGCAGGATCTTCAAAAGACACCTGCAGGCAACTCAAATTGGTTCTCATCTATATTCAGAACTGATAAAAACAAACTTGCTGTTGAACAAG GAAATGTGACAGAACCCTATCAACATGGTCTTTTCGCTTCGACTGCATCTCCATCATTGGGACTTGTAAGTCATATGGGGAGAGTATCTGAACAAGCTAGGGAGAAGATTGTGATTTCTTCAACAGAAGATaataaatattttgaaaatatatcAACCAATATGAGGGAGAAATCGAACAGTGCAACTGTAAAACCCGATGCAG ATAGCGCTACTTCGAACTATTTTATATCCACTGTTCAGGAGGAAAATAAGGAAGGTGATCAAGCTGCAGCCCTTCCTGGCATTCCAGTTACTGAAGCAACTGCTGAAGATGCCTCAAAAAGATCTCCACGAGGTGGAATGAATTCTCCAGTGTCTTCAACAT GCCAAAGGATTTCAATTCCTGAGGAAGAGACAACTGGTAATAAAGTAGCAACATTTATTGCTACGGAAAGCAAGCATAGAG GGGATGATGTGATAGTTATTGTTGAAACGAGCTCACTTGATCCTGCAGTTTCTCAGACTCGAATATCACAAGGAAATGATGGCTCAATGGAAGTCAGTAGTACGCTGCAAACTGGGACCCCAATATATACAAGCGAAGGTGCTGGAGTTACTTTGGATATTTTGAAGAGCATTGTATATGGTGGTTTAATAGAATCTATCACAAGTCTGGGTGTTGTGTCATCCGCAGCTGGTGCTGGATCGACTACAT TGAACATTTTAGCACTGGGATTGGCGAATTTGATGGGTGGACTTTTCATCATTGGCCACAAT CTTATCGAGCTAAAAAATGACACCTCTAGCGTGTCTTCTAATGAAATGATTGAGCGTGAGGGCCACTATGAAGCAACACTAGGACGAAGGGAGAAATTTTCGCTTCATGCAACAGTAGCGATCATATCTTTCCTCATCTTTGGCATGTTAGCTCCTGTGATCTACAGCTTCTCATTTCGTAAGAGTGACGATAAAGATCTCAAACTAGCAGTGGTGGGAGGTGTCTCGGTCGTATGCATTCTTTTGCTTGCTATGGGGAAGGTTTATGTCCGGAGGCCGCCCAAGGCTTATATGAGCACAGTATTGTACTATGTCATGGTTGGAATCATGATCTCTGGTGTTTCTTATGTAGTTGGTGATCTAATCAGTAAGGTGATGGGAAAACTTGGTTGGTTTGATGAGTCAGGTTTAGCAATCCCCATCATAGTCCCTGGTGGTAGAAAACCTTCTGAACTGGAATGGGCATCGAATTGA
- the LOC136218492 gene encoding membrane protein of ER body-like protein isoform X2, protein MEVDQQNLVLVETDEEEKEVSLQSRHNSAVAISSNAVHSQTTKGFLEDATGLLNSVYFDQNNGLWKCRHCEWTYCMGSQLIDLNLNLRGYFHMPMHVKTFNEKQRCFNFETEVTKSVGEGFEMKNGSIPGFTFGTNSRDVDVNSIKDSEKDESLIAEMNECRNFLGNGLSDSILLTALKHGLEEQTMKSNSFNNGTTGVGDFNSIKEVDQGGTEFDVEKVLEKQNTHDLYCPNCNSCITRRVILRRKQIRIARRKTKYNKVEANFPSDLDAVSTNGSNVQVHETVGIHSSDSPALAADNHNSGRESEVYVHSSDTPALAADNHNSGGEPEVFRCLACFSFFIPTGDGFKPFRFFGDNSLTNNVQDLQKTPAGNSNWFSSIFRTDKNKLAVEQDYRVTGNVTEPYQHGLFASTASPSLGLVSHMGRVSEQAREKIVISSTEDNKYFENISTNMREKSNSATVKPDADSATSNYFISTVQEENKEGDQAAALPGIPVTEATAEDASKRSPRGGMNSPVSSTCQRISIPEEETTGNKVATFIATESKHRGDDVIVIVETSSLDPAVSQTRISQGNDGSMEVSSTLQTGTPIYTSEGAGVTLDILKSIVYGGLIESITSLGVVSSAAGAGSTTLNILALGLANLMGGLFIIGHNLIELKNDTSSVSSNEMIEREGHYEATLGRREKFSLHATVAIISFLIFGMLAPVIYSFSFRKSDDKDLKLAVVGGVSVVCILLLAMGKVYVRRPPKAYMSTVLYYVMVGIMISGVSYVVGDLISKVMGKLGWFDESGLAIPIIVPGGRKPSELEWASN, encoded by the exons ATGGAAGTCGATCAACAGAATCTGGTACTAGTAGAGACGGATGAGGAGGAGAAGGAAGTGTCTCTGCAGAGCAGGCACAATTCCGCTGTTGCTATTTCTAGCAATGCTGTTCATTCTCAGACTACAAAGGGATTTCTGGAAGACGCTACTGGATTACTCAATAGTGTCTACTTTGATCAAAACAACG GATTATGGAAATGTCGGCACTGCGAGTGGACCTACTGCATGGGAAGTCAGTTGATTGATCTTAATCTGAATCTTAGAGGGTACTTCCACATGCCAATGCATGTCAAAACCTTTAATGAAAAGCAACGGTGTTTTAATTTTGAAACTGAAG TTACAAAATCTGTTGGTGAAGGTTTTGAAATGAAGAATGGCAGTATTCCAGGTTTTACCTTTGGGACAAATTCCAGAGATGTAGATGTCAACAGCATAAAGGATTCGGAGAAGGACGAAAGTCTAATTGCTGAAATGAATGAGTGCAGAAATTTTTTGGGCAATGGGCTTTCTGATTCAATTTTATTAACAGCTTTAAAGCATGGTCTTGAGGAACAAACAATGAAATCCAACTCTTTTAACAATGGAACTACAGGAGTAGGAGATTTTAACTCCATAAAGGAAGTTGACCAGGGAGGGACTGAATTTGATGTTGAGAAGGTGCTAGAGAAGCAAAATACTCATGATTTGTATTGTCCTAATTGTAACTCTTGTATTACCAGAAGGGTTATCCTTCGCAGAAAACAAATTCGAATTGCACGTCGTAAAACAAAATACAATAAAGTAGAGGCAAATTTCCCCTCAGATTTGGATGCTGTTTCAACCAATGGATCCAATGTTCAAGTTCATGAAACTGTTGGCATTCACTCAAGTGATAGTCCAGCTCTTGCAGCTGACAATCACAATAGTGGCAGAGAATCCGAGGTGTATGTTCACTCAAGTGATACTCCAGCTCTTGCAGCAGATAATCACAATAGTGGTGGAGAACCCGAGGTATTCAGGTGCTTAGCATGCTTCAGCTTTTTCATTCCTACAG GAGATGGATTCAAACCGTTTCGGTTTTTTGGAGATAACAGCCTTACCAATAATGTGCAGGATCTTCAAAAGACACCTGCAGGCAACTCAAATTGGTTCTCATCTATATTCAGAACTGATAAAAACAAACTTGCTGTTGAACAAG ACTATCGTGTGACAGGAAATGTGACAGAACCCTATCAACATGGTCTTTTCGCTTCGACTGCATCTCCATCATTGGGACTTGTAAGTCATATGGGGAGAGTATCTGAACAAGCTAGGGAGAAGATTGTGATTTCTTCAACAGAAGATaataaatattttgaaaatatatcAACCAATATGAGGGAGAAATCGAACAGTGCAACTGTAAAACCCGATGCAG ATAGCGCTACTTCGAACTATTTTATATCCACTGTTCAGGAGGAAAATAAGGAAGGTGATCAAGCTGCAGCCCTTCCTGGCATTCCAGTTACTGAAGCAACTGCTGAAGATGCCTCAAAAAGATCTCCACGAGGTGGAATGAATTCTCCAGTGTCTTCAACAT GCCAAAGGATTTCAATTCCTGAGGAAGAGACAACTGGTAATAAAGTAGCAACATTTATTGCTACGGAAAGCAAGCATAGAG GGGATGATGTGATAGTTATTGTTGAAACGAGCTCACTTGATCCTGCAGTTTCTCAGACTCGAATATCACAAGGAAATGATGGCTCAATGGAAGTCAGTAGTACGCTGCAAACTGGGACCCCAATATATACAAGCGAAGGTGCTGGAGTTACTTTGGATATTTTGAAGAGCATTGTATATGGTGGTTTAATAGAATCTATCACAAGTCTGGGTGTTGTGTCATCCGCAGCTGGTGCTGGATCGACTACAT TGAACATTTTAGCACTGGGATTGGCGAATTTGATGGGTGGACTTTTCATCATTGGCCACAAT CTTATCGAGCTAAAAAATGACACCTCTAGCGTGTCTTCTAATGAAATGATTGAGCGTGAGGGCCACTATGAAGCAACACTAGGACGAAGGGAGAAATTTTCGCTTCATGCAACAGTAGCGATCATATCTTTCCTCATCTTTGGCATGTTAGCTCCTGTGATCTACAGCTTCTCATTTCGTAAGAGTGACGATAAAGATCTCAAACTAGCAGTGGTGGGAGGTGTCTCGGTCGTATGCATTCTTTTGCTTGCTATGGGGAAGGTTTATGTCCGGAGGCCGCCCAAGGCTTATATGAGCACAGTATTGTACTATGTCATGGTTGGAATCATGATCTCTGGTGTTTCTTATGTAGTTGGTGATCTAATCAGTAAGGTGATGGGAAAACTTGGTTGGTTTGATGAGTCAGGTTTAGCAATCCCCATCATAGTCCCTGGTGGTAGAAAACCTTCTGAACTGGAATGGGCATCGAATTGA